One window of the Candidatus Chryseobacterium colombiense genome contains the following:
- a CDS encoding SMUG2 DNA glycosylase family protein: protein MKNKTFAEKVIEFNKNLNYSGSLPEDFQVLNPYLDNPETIIVMQKFYHKYYNDFNIRKFIIGINPSRHGARVTGVPFTDTKRLENICGITMKSAYTHEVSSVFMYDMIDQYGGAEEFYKNIYINSPFPLAIVRKSKNGWLNANYYDDKALFNDVKDFMIESLKKHLSLNLITSEVFVLGKKNADFISKLNSEAHLFEKMTVLEHPRYIQQYKSKEKQFYIDKYIIALNNNYSSI, encoded by the coding sequence ATGAAAAATAAAACTTTTGCAGAAAAGGTAATTGAGTTTAATAAAAATTTGAACTATTCAGGATCATTGCCTGAAGACTTTCAGGTTTTGAATCCATATCTGGATAATCCTGAAACGATAATCGTGATGCAAAAGTTTTATCATAAATATTATAACGATTTCAACATAAGAAAATTTATTATAGGAATTAATCCAAGCCGTCACGGAGCTAGAGTAACAGGAGTGCCTTTTACAGACACGAAACGTCTGGAAAACATTTGCGGAATTACAATGAAATCGGCATACACCCATGAAGTTTCTTCGGTTTTTATGTACGATATGATTGATCAGTATGGAGGAGCAGAAGAGTTTTATAAAAATATCTATATCAATTCTCCATTTCCTCTGGCTATTGTAAGAAAATCAAAAAATGGCTGGCTGAATGCCAATTATTATGATGATAAAGCACTCTTTAATGATGTAAAAGATTTTATGATTGAATCCTTAAAGAAACATCTCAGTTTAAATCTTATTACCTCGGAGGTTTTTGTTTTAGGAAAGAAAAATGCCGATTTTATTTCAAAATTAAATAGTGAAGCACATCTTTTCGAAAAAATGACTGTTTTGGAACATCCAAGATATATTCAGCAATATAAATCAAAAGAAAAACAATTTTATATTGATAAATATATTATAGCCCTTAATAATAATTATTCATCTATATAA
- a CDS encoding methyltransferase domain-containing protein: MPWNPDVYNQFKETRNLPFFDLMQFVSSEGLKKAIDIGCGTGEQTHILSEKFPNTEFLGIDSSSEMLEKSKAFENELLSFEQKTVEELYNSTDKWDLIFSNAALQWSDDHKKLFPKLLSLLSENGQFAVQMPLQTENMLNQILFQLASEEPYKTHLQSWNRVSPVLSLDEYSGMMFEYGLKNLHISVRVYPIIAEDVVKFFQFISGSALIPYLERLEGNIKQHFIEEYKKRIAEKFEKFPAIYAFKRILLYGRK; this comes from the coding sequence ATGCCTTGGAATCCTGATGTTTATAACCAGTTTAAGGAAACACGTAATCTTCCTTTCTTTGATCTGATGCAGTTTGTTTCTTCTGAGGGTTTGAAAAAAGCTATTGACATCGGCTGCGGAACGGGAGAACAGACGCATATACTTTCAGAAAAATTTCCCAATACCGAATTTTTAGGCATTGACTCCTCTTCGGAAATGTTGGAAAAATCAAAAGCATTTGAAAATGAACTTTTAAGTTTTGAACAAAAAACAGTTGAAGAACTATATAATTCTACCGACAAATGGGATTTGATCTTTAGCAATGCTGCTTTGCAATGGTCGGATGATCATAAAAAGCTGTTTCCAAAATTACTTTCCTTATTAAGTGAAAACGGTCAGTTTGCTGTACAAATGCCACTTCAGACAGAAAATATGCTCAATCAGATTTTATTTCAGCTTGCATCGGAAGAACCTTATAAAACGCATCTTCAAAGCTGGAACAGAGTTTCTCCCGTTTTAAGCTTGGATGAATATTCAGGAATGATGTTTGAATATGGTTTGAAAAATCTTCATATCTCAGTCAGGGTGTATCCGATTATTGCCGAAGACGTGGTAAAATTTTTTCAGTTTATTTCCGGCTCGGCATTGATTCCTTATCTAGAAAGGCTGGAAGGAAATATCAAACAACACTTCATTGAAGAATATAAAAAGAGGATTGCTGAAAAATTTGAAAAATTTCCGGCGATCTATGCATTCAAAAGAATATTGCTGTACGGCAGGAAATAA
- a CDS encoding enoyl-CoA hydratase/isomerase family protein — MSDFVTSEINNNIAEITFGTAKSNSLPGAILEKLAQTILDEGAKAEVKAILVKSEGAKAFCAGASFDELLAIEELEASTQFFGGFAKVLNAMRNCGKIVVVRVQGKTTGGGVGLACGADYCFATKDSALALTEINLGIGPFVIGPYVERKIGKSQFSAMAIDADFRSAAWAEQHNIYHSVSETIEEMDVQLEKFLNTLSTRSEEALALIKKVSWEGTDHFNELMPARIHMSASLILEDSAKRNIEAIKERLRAK; from the coding sequence ATGAGTGATTTTGTAACATCAGAAATTAACAATAATATTGCCGAAATTACATTCGGAACGGCAAAAAGTAATTCTCTTCCCGGAGCAATTCTTGAAAAATTAGCCCAAACTATTCTGGACGAAGGAGCTAAAGCAGAAGTAAAAGCTATCCTTGTAAAAAGTGAAGGCGCAAAAGCTTTTTGTGCAGGAGCTAGCTTTGATGAGTTATTGGCTATTGAAGAACTTGAAGCTTCTACCCAGTTCTTTGGTGGTTTTGCCAAAGTGCTGAATGCTATGAGAAATTGCGGGAAAATAGTTGTGGTAAGAGTTCAGGGTAAAACAACAGGAGGTGGAGTAGGTCTAGCGTGTGGTGCTGATTACTGCTTTGCAACAAAAGATTCCGCATTGGCTTTAACGGAAATCAACCTAGGAATTGGTCCTTTCGTTATCGGTCCTTATGTAGAAAGAAAAATAGGGAAATCACAATTCTCGGCTATGGCTATTGATGCAGATTTCAGATCGGCAGCATGGGCAGAACAGCATAATATTTACCATTCGGTTTCTGAAACAATAGAAGAAATGGATGTGCAGCTGGAGAAGTTTTTAAATACCCTTTCTACCAGAAGTGAAGAAGCTTTGGCTTTAATTAAGAAAGTTTCCTGGGAAGGGACAGATCATTTCAATGAATTGATGCCTGCAAGAATTCATATGAGTGCAAGTCTTATTTTGGAAGATTCTGCCAAGAGAAATATTGAAGCCATCAAGGAAAGATTGAGAGCAAAATAA
- a CDS encoding SusC/RagA family TonB-linked outer membrane protein: MKLRLSLITTAVLFFAGGQMVEAQRTKKDTATTEKQIDEVVIVAYGTQKKETLVGSNTEIKAKQFADRPISNIGQAIDGASPGVKVSTGTGQPGSAPSIQVRGIGSYGISTSPLYVVDGVIYTGSLSAINPNDIASFNILKDAASTSLYGSAAANGVVLITTKSGRKGTDVLNFNMSTGYVGRSIPEYDRVDVYQYYPLIWEAIRNGRFTTNPAAGLAAANTFATNNLISGILKTNVFNVADNLLVVDGVLNPNAQLKYTDLDWQGPLMKTGFRQNYELNYSGGTNKTTYFSSASYTNETGYLIKSDFERFTARLKVDSQIKSWLKLGTSISGVSSNGNNSIDGADNNSAYINPYNWTRTMGPIYSPYAHDPNTFATLYDAAGNIVYDAGGARGADAAAGRNIIQETLLNKDISKNYYIISRSYAEFKVDPYLTLSTNVGYDIRNNRRSRYVNKIIGDAAPAGAAEKTTFTEQTLTWNQLLNYKRKFGSHNFEFLLGHENYKYIYEYFNAYKQGQTVDDNDELINFVTPTTVTSQTDNYKKESVFSRLNYDYKSKYLLSGSIRWDASSRFAKDVRWNSFWSVGAGWRVKGEDFLHDSRIVSELKLRGSYGEVGNDGTNSYYMYKSTYTLGYNNAQEPGILFGFLADPSITWESNKQTDFGVDFGFLNNRITGSVDYYNRITDDLIFPVPVPVSSGVPGTSISKNVGTMYNRGFEFALSADVIKNDNFTWSINANASTLKNQVTELSQGITEIINGTKKVSVGHSVYDYWLRQWYGVDPADGSPLFLVADAYAGTTASDIRTVNGTQVTTNFNKAKYDYSGSAIPDLFGSFGTSISYKQWSLSTMFTYQLGGMTYDSNYQSLMSSYSQGGALSTDILNRWTTPGQITDVPALNSSTYTSSNAASSRWLVKSDFITFRQATLGYSFSPQTISQYGLTSLRLLLSGENIWSKTARKGLEPTQSFNGTTTNRYTPARIVTIGFSLSF; the protein is encoded by the coding sequence ATGAAGTTAAGATTGTCATTAATAACTACTGCTGTTCTGTTCTTTGCAGGCGGCCAGATGGTTGAAGCACAGAGGACTAAAAAGGATACAGCAACTACTGAAAAACAAATTGATGAAGTTGTAATTGTTGCTTATGGTACTCAGAAAAAAGAAACATTAGTGGGCTCTAATACAGAAATTAAAGCTAAGCAATTTGCAGATCGTCCTATTTCCAACATCGGGCAGGCAATAGATGGGGCAAGTCCGGGGGTGAAAGTTTCGACAGGAACTGGGCAGCCGGGAAGTGCTCCTAGTATTCAGGTAAGGGGGATCGGTTCGTATGGAATTTCTACATCTCCTTTGTATGTAGTAGATGGTGTTATTTATACAGGATCTTTATCTGCAATTAACCCAAATGATATTGCCTCTTTTAATATTCTTAAAGATGCTGCCTCTACATCACTGTATGGTTCTGCTGCTGCAAACGGGGTTGTTTTAATCACAACTAAATCTGGTAGAAAAGGGACCGATGTTCTTAACTTTAATATGAGTACAGGATATGTTGGGAGATCTATTCCAGAATATGACAGAGTAGATGTATATCAATATTACCCTTTAATCTGGGAAGCTATAAGAAACGGAAGGTTCACAACGAACCCTGCTGCAGGTCTTGCTGCAGCCAATACTTTTGCAACAAACAATTTGATATCAGGAATATTAAAGACAAATGTTTTTAATGTGGCAGATAATCTGTTGGTGGTTGATGGAGTATTGAATCCCAACGCTCAATTGAAGTATACAGATTTGGATTGGCAAGGTCCATTAATGAAAACAGGTTTTAGACAGAATTATGAGCTAAATTATAGTGGAGGAACTAACAAAACCACTTATTTTTCTTCAGCAAGTTATACTAATGAAACAGGGTATCTTATAAAATCTGATTTTGAACGATTCACTGCCAGGTTGAAAGTGGATTCTCAAATCAAAAGCTGGCTTAAATTAGGAACAAGTATCAGTGGGGTTTCATCAAATGGTAATAACTCTATTGATGGTGCTGATAACAATTCTGCATACATTAATCCATATAACTGGACAAGAACAATGGGCCCGATATATAGTCCATATGCTCATGATCCTAATACATTTGCAACATTGTATGATGCGGCTGGAAATATAGTATATGACGCGGGAGGAGCAAGAGGAGCTGATGCGGCGGCAGGAAGAAACATAATTCAGGAAACACTTTTAAATAAAGATATTTCTAAAAATTATTATATTATTTCCAGATCTTATGCAGAATTTAAAGTTGATCCGTATTTGACACTATCTACCAATGTAGGATATGATATAAGAAACAACAGAAGAAGCAGATATGTCAATAAAATTATAGGAGATGCAGCTCCTGCTGGTGCGGCTGAAAAAACCACATTTACAGAGCAAACTCTTACCTGGAACCAATTATTAAATTATAAACGTAAATTTGGATCTCATAACTTTGAATTCTTGTTAGGTCATGAAAATTATAAATATATTTATGAATATTTCAATGCTTACAAACAAGGGCAAACAGTAGACGATAATGATGAATTAATCAATTTTGTAACCCCAACGACGGTAACTTCACAAACCGATAATTATAAAAAAGAGAGTGTTTTCTCGAGATTGAATTACGATTATAAATCTAAATATTTATTATCAGGTTCCATAAGATGGGACGCATCTTCAAGGTTTGCTAAAGATGTAAGATGGAATTCATTCTGGTCAGTAGGAGCCGGATGGAGAGTTAAGGGTGAGGATTTCTTGCATGACTCAAGAATAGTGAGCGAACTTAAGTTAAGAGGTTCTTATGGGGAAGTTGGAAATGATGGAACAAATAGCTACTATATGTATAAGAGTACTTATACTTTAGGATATAACAACGCGCAGGAACCTGGAATTTTATTTGGTTTCCTAGCAGACCCGTCCATCACTTGGGAATCTAATAAGCAAACCGACTTTGGAGTGGATTTTGGTTTCTTAAATAATAGAATTACAGGTTCAGTAGATTATTATAATAGAATTACGGATGATCTTATTTTCCCTGTTCCTGTTCCTGTATCAAGTGGGGTTCCTGGAACCAGTATCAGCAAGAATGTTGGAACTATGTACAACAGAGGTTTCGAATTTGCGTTAAGTGCAGATGTGATTAAAAATGATAACTTTACATGGAGTATCAATGCTAATGCATCTACCCTTAAAAACCAAGTGACAGAATTGTCACAAGGAATCACTGAGATTATTAACGGAACTAAAAAAGTTTCAGTTGGACATTCAGTGTATGATTATTGGTTGAGACAATGGTATGGGGTTGATCCAGCTGATGGCTCACCATTATTCTTAGTTGCTGATGCTTATGCTGGTACTACAGCTTCTGATATCAGAACGGTAAACGGAACACAGGTAACAACTAACTTTAATAAAGCTAAATATGACTATTCAGGATCTGCTATTCCTGATCTGTTTGGTAGTTTTGGAACATCAATTTCTTATAAGCAATGGTCATTATCCACGATGTTTACTTATCAGTTAGGAGGTATGACTTATGATTCTAATTACCAGTCTTTGATGTCTAGTTACTCTCAAGGAGGTGCTTTAAGTACGGATATTTTGAATAGATGGACAACACCTGGACAAATCACGGATGTACCGGCATTAAATTCTTCAACATATACGAGCTCAAATGCAGCATCTAGCAGATGGTTGGTAAAATCAGACTTCATCACTTTCAGACAAGCTACTTTAGGATATAGCTTCAGCCCGCAAACTATTTCACAGTATGGTTTAACTTCATTAAGATTACTTTTATCAGGTGAAAACATCTGGAGTAAAACTGCTAGAAAAGGACTAGAACCTACACAATCATTTAATGGAACAACAACAAACAGATATACTCCGGCCAGAATTGTTACAATAGGATTTAGCTTATCATTCTAA